GGTTTCCGGCCTGGTACACTGCAGCCAATGGTTTCCAGATCTGGTTTTGAATAATCTGGAGTGCTCGTAGTCGGGCCTGAAGGGATGGGGGGTTAACGGAGTGGTTAGGATCAGCAGGGAACACATCCATAATAGGTGGGGGTCCTCCGAACAAAATCTCAAAAGGTGTGAGCCCATGTACCGAGGGGGTATTCCGAACCCTAAATAGGGCCATGGGCAGGAGCTGTACCCAGTCCTTAGCGCCAGTCTCTAAGGCTAATTTGGTCAGGGTCTCTTTAATTGTTCGGTTTGCCCGTTCTACCTGACCTGAACTTTGGGGGCGATatgcacaatgtaatttccaattgATCCCCAATGTTTTGGCCACCATCTGACTtacctgggagacaaaggcaggtccGTTGTCGGACCCTATTACCTTAGGCAGTCCGAACCTCGGAAAGATCTCTTTAAGAATCTTCTTGACCACCACCTGGGCGGTCTCATGCTTAGTAGGAAAAGCCTCAGTCCATCCTGAAAAGGTGTCTATAAAAACCAGGAGGTACCTATTCCCAAAGCTACCGGGTCTGATTTCGGTGAAATCCACTTCCCAGTTGGTCCCTGGACGTTCTCCTCTTACCCTGGTTCCCTCAGGCAACTTGAACCGTCCTGTATTCACCTTTGCACAGGGGGTACAGGTGCTAGTGATCTGTTGGATGAGAGCATTGAGGTTGTGGATATAGTAGGTTTGTTCTTCTCGTTGTAGAAGGGCTTTTAGCTTTTTGTGCCCGAGGTGGGTCCATCGATGTAGTTGTGACAAAAGTTCCTTAGCAGCCCCCTGTGGCAACAGAATTTTTCCTTGGTAGCGCCAGACGTTTGCCTCCTGATCATAGTTGGCCCCCAGATTTTGAACTGTTTCTAAGTCGCTGTCCGTGTATTCGAATCCTTGGCATGAGGTTGGATCAGAGGTCTTTAGGGAGAGGACTTGTGGCCCCAAGGctgcttttctggcctcttcatcGGCCATTCGGTTCCCTCTAGCCACTGGGTCATTTCCCTTCTGGTGTCCGGGGCAGTGTATAATGCTCAATCTTCGTGGCAGAAAAAGAGCCTGCAAGAGCTCTAGGATCtcagtcttatttttaatgtcttttcctgCTGAAGTTAAAAGTCCCCGTCTCCGATAAATTTCTCCATGTACATGGGCTGTAGCGAAGGCATAGCGGCTGTCTGTATAGATATTGACTCTACGACCTTCAGCCATTTTGAGTGCTTGGGTCAGAGCAATCAGCTCTGCTCTCTGGGCTGAGGTTCCTGGCGGCAAGGCACTGGCCCATATTGTAGTCTGCCCGTCCACCACCGCCGCCCCTGCCTTTCGTATACCGTCTTGCAGAAAACTGCTCCCGTCTGTGAACCAGGTATGCTCGGCTCCTTGTAGTGGTTGATCCATCAGGTCTTCTCGGGCTCCGCAGGTCTCGGCCAGGATTAGGCGGCAGTCATGGGGCAGAGCAGTTTCGGCATCCGCATCCGGAAGGAGGGTGGCTGGGTTTAAGGATGTTGCTGCCCCGAATCGCAGTCTGTCTGGGTTGAGGAGCAGAGCCTGGTAATGTGTCATTCGTGCATTCGAAAGCCATCGATCGGGGGGTTGTCGGACCACTGCCTCAATCGCATGTGGGGCTATCACTGTGAGTTGCTGACCCAGAGTCAATCTGTCCGCGTCCTTGGTCAGAACCGCCACAGCAGCCACCATCCGGAGGCAGGGGGGCCAGCCCATGGCCACATTGTCCAATTTCTTAGAGAAGTATGCTACAGGTCTTTTCCAGGGTCCGAGCTGTTGTGTTAAGACCCCTTTTGCCATCCCAGCCTTTTCGTCCACATAAAGGGTGAAAGGCTTGTTTATGTTGGGGAGGCTTAGTGCAGGGGCAGACAGTAAGGCCTTT
The DNA window shown above is from Cricetulus griseus strain 17A/GY chromosome 3, alternate assembly CriGri-PICRH-1.0, whole genome shotgun sequence and carries:
- the LOC103164217 gene encoding uncharacterized protein LOC103164217 yields the protein SQGQVPPPEPRVTLNVGGQPVTFLVDTGAQHSVLTQTQGPLSTRTAWVQGATGGKLHRWTTERKVHLSTGHVTHSFLLVPECPYPLLGRDLLSKVGAHIHFHQKGATITGEGGQPLQVLTLRLEDEYRLLEDPLPPSPTMESSWLEKYPQAWAETAGMGLAKKQPPLIINLKPSATPAAIKQYPLSQEAREGIRPHINRLLQQGILRPCHSPWNTPLLPIKKPGTGEYRPVQDLREVNRRTEDIHPTVPNPYNLLSMLPPSHIWYTVLDLKDAFFCLRLSPQSQPMFAFEWKDPETGFSGQLTWTRLPQGFKNSPTLFDEALHQDLADFRIHNPNLILLQYVDDLLLAAESEKDCLQGTGALLQKLGELGYRASAKKAQLCREQVTYLGYRLQGGQRWLTESRKQAVALIPAPKSSREVREFLGSAGFCRLWIPGFAELAAPLYPLTKANTPFSWTEEHQKAFDGIKKALLSAPALSLPNINKPFTLYVDEKAGMAKGVLTQQLGPWKRPVAYFSKKLDNVAMGWPPCLRMVAAVAVLTKDADRLTLGQQLTVIAPHAIEAVVRQPPDRWLSNARMTHYQALLLNPDRLRFGAATSLNPATLLPDADAETALPHDCRLILAETCGAREDLMDQPLQGAEHTWFTDGSSFLQDGIRKAGAAVVDGQTTIWASALPPGTSAQRAELIALTQALKMAEGRRVNIYTDSRYAFATAHVHGEIYRRRGLLTSAGKDIKNKTEILELLQALFLPRRLSIIHCPGHQKGNDPVARGNRMADEEARKAALGPQVLSLKTSDPTSCQGFEYTDSDLETVQNLGANYDQEANVWRYQGKILLPQGAAKELLSQLHRWTHLGHKKLKALLQREEQTYYIHNLNALIQQITSTCTPCAKVNTGRFKLPEGTRVRGERPGTNWEVDFTEIRPGSFGNRYLLVFIDTFSGWTEAFPTKHETAQVVVKKILKEIFPRFGLPKVIGSDNGPAFVSQVSQMVAKTLGINWKLHCAYRPQSSGQVERANRTIKETLTKLALETGAKDWVQLLPMALFRVRNTPSVHGLTPFEILFGGPPPIMDVFPADPNHSVNPPSLQARLRALQIIQNQIWKPLAAVYQAGNPAVPHPFQIGDSVYIRRHQSKTLEPRWKGPYTVLLTTPTALKVDGIAAWVHASHAKKANTSENWVTNETPKWKLQRTQNPLKIRLLRDV